One genomic window of Medicago truncatula cultivar Jemalong A17 chromosome 1, MtrunA17r5.0-ANR, whole genome shotgun sequence includes the following:
- the LOC25485176 gene encoding type IV inositol polyphosphate 5-phosphatase 7, translating to MGDENSKNTKLSWSKKMVRKFFNFKSKCEDIQADAVVYGGGEVEYGSRNSFSEREPCTIKKSKTEKFSRSTSQVRRGRMNLDHPRIIDVQNYSIFVATWNVAGRSPPSNLSVDDWLHSSPPADIYVLGFQEIVPLNAGNILGAEDNGPAKKWLALIRKTLNNLPGTSGSSGCYTPSPIPQPVVELNADFEGSARQKNSSFFHRRSFQTTSSGWGMDNDPSLVQPQVDRRYSVCDRVIFGNRPSDFDPSLRWGYRPSDYSRASDYSRPSDYSRWGSSDDDNGLVDSPSTVLYSPMSTNGGSASNEDGYSMPGHSRYCLVASKQMVGIYLTVWVKGELKDHVRNMKVSCVGRGLMGYLGNKGSISISMSVHETSFCFICSHLTSGQKEGDELRRNSDVMEILKKTRFPRVHGVDNEKSPQTILEHDRIIWLGDLNYRIALSYRSAKALVEMQNWRALLENDQLRIEQKRGRAFVGWNEGKIYFPPTYKYSTNSDRYSGDDMHPKEKRRTPAWCDRILWYGEGLHQLSYVRGESRFSDHRPVYGIFWAEVESPHGKLKKSMSCSQSRIELDELLPYSGGYTELNFF from the exons ATGGGAGATGAGAATTCCAAGAACACCAAG CTCTCATGGTCAAAGAAAATGGTTAGaaagttttttaatttcaaaagcaAATGTGAAGATATTCAAGCAGATGCTGTTGTTTATGGAG GAGGTGAGGTTGAATATGGAAGTAGGAATAGCTTCTCTGAGAGAGAACCATGCACAATCAAAAAGAGCAAAACAG AGAAGTTTAGCAGGAGCACGAGTCAGGTTAGGCGAGGAAGAATGAATCTTGACCATCCTCGAATTATCGATGTGCAGAACTATAG CATTTTTGTAGCAACATGGAATGTAGCTGGAAGATCCCCACCAAGTAATTTGAGTGTAGATGATTGGCTTCATTCCTCACCTCCAGCTGACATTTATGTTCTTGG ATTTCAAGAGATAGTTCCGTTGAATGCCGGTAATATCCTAGGGGCAGAGGACAATGGCCCTGCCAAAAAATGGCTGGCTCTTATCAGAAAGACTTTAAACAATCTTCCTGGAACCAGTGGAAGTAGTGGATGCTATACACCGTCTCCAATTCCTCAGCCAGTTGTAGAGCTGAATGCAGATTTTGAGGGATCAGCTAGGCAGAAGAATTCGTCTTTCTTCCACAGGCGATCATTCCAGACAACTTCTAGTGGTTGGGGAATGGACAATGATCCTTCACTTGTGCAACCACAAGTTGATCGAAGATACAGTGTTTGCGATCGTGTAATTTTCGGTAACAGGCCTAGTGACTTTGATCCTAGTTTAAGATGGGGTTATAGGCCTAGTGACTATTCAAGGGCAAGTGACTACTCGAGACCGAGTGACTATTCAAGATGGGGATCGTCTGATGATGACAATGGCCTTGTGGATTCACCGAGTACAGTCTTATATTCACCAATGTCCACTAATGGTGGATCTGCCTCTAATGAAGATGGATATAGCATGCCAGGACATTCAAGGTACTGCCTCGTTGCAAGTAAGCAAATGGTGGGAATCTACCTTACCGTATGGGTGAAAGGCGAACTGAAAGATCATGTCCGAAACATGAAAGTATCGTGTGTTGGCAGAGGATTGATGGGATATCTAGGAAATAAG GGGTCCATCTCAATTAGTATGTCTGTGCACGAAACAAGCTTTTGCTTTATTTGCAGTCATTTAACCTCAGGACAGAAAGAGGGTGATGAACTAAGAAGAAATTCTGATGTTATGGAGATTCTTAAAAAGACAAGGTTTCCTCGTGTTCATGGTGTTGACAACGAGAAATCTCCTCAGACAATCCTCGAGCACGA TCGAATTATATGGCTTGGAGATTTGAATTATCGGATCGCTCTCTCCTACCGTTCTGCTAAGGCACTTGTTGAGATGCAAAACTGGAGAGCATTGCTAGAAAATGATCAA TTGAGAATAGAGCAAAAAAGAGGCCGCGCTTTTGTGGGATGGAACGAAGGGAAGATATATTTTCCTCCAACTTACAAATATTCAACTAATTCAGATCGATACTCAGGAGATGATATGCACCCCAAGGAAAAAAGGAGAACACCTGCTTG gtGTGACCGTATTCTATGGTATGGAGAAGGACTCCATCAATTGTCTTATGTTCGCGGTGAATCAAGATTTTCAGACCACCGACCTGTTTATGGCATATTTTGGGCTGAGGTTGAGTCACCTCAcggaaaattgaagaaaagtaTGAGTTGTTCTCAGTCAAGAATTGAGTTGGACGAACTTTTGCCATATTCCGGTGGATATACTGAACTAAACTTTTTCTAA